A region of Paenibacillus sp. 37 DNA encodes the following proteins:
- a CDS encoding methyltransferase domain-containing protein, whose product MSDPRSTYSIQTAVLSLQEELERLKIQAVMGWSKEFRNLEWYGLKNGMCVLEVGSGPGYITEQLLNSLPDSELTSLEIDRSLQTQAKERLKDTPSKRLQFVESSIYKMDLPDDSFDFVVARLIFLHLNNPEEAAKEIFRVLKPGGRLAIIDVDDGVFGAVNPDVPALHTVLMKISDYVAQHGGNRLIGRSLPRLLSESGYIDVDIDSVLQHSDLLGIEGFKHQFNLNRFVHFAEKGVISSEEFAQLQHASEAINHSPEAYAMMNFITACGTKPL is encoded by the coding sequence ATGAGTGATCCGCGTTCAACATACAGTATCCAAACGGCAGTGTTAAGTTTACAAGAGGAATTAGAGAGGTTAAAGATACAGGCGGTAATGGGGTGGTCCAAAGAATTCCGAAATCTGGAGTGGTATGGTTTGAAAAATGGAATGTGTGTATTGGAGGTCGGAAGCGGACCAGGTTACATTACAGAGCAATTATTGAACAGTCTGCCGGACAGCGAGCTTACCTCGCTTGAGATTGATCGTTCACTGCAAACACAAGCCAAAGAACGGCTGAAAGATACTCCTTCCAAGCGATTACAATTTGTAGAGTCTTCCATCTACAAGATGGATCTGCCTGATGATTCTTTTGATTTTGTCGTGGCAAGACTTATCTTTCTTCACTTGAACAATCCTGAAGAAGCCGCAAAAGAGATATTCCGTGTACTGAAACCTGGCGGCCGTCTTGCTATTATTGATGTGGATGACGGCGTTTTTGGAGCAGTGAATCCTGATGTCCCTGCTTTGCATACGGTATTAATGAAAATTTCGGACTATGTGGCACAACACGGCGGTAATCGCTTAATTGGCAGAAGTCTGCCGCGTCTCCTTTCTGAGAGCGGATACATCGATGTTGACATTGATTCTGTCCTTCAACATAGTGATCTGTTAGGCATAGAAGGGTTTAAGCACCAGTTTAATCTTAATCGTTTTGTACATTTTGCTGAAAAAGGTGTGATCAGTTCGGAGGAATTTGCTCAGCTGCAACACGCTTCTGAAGCGATAAATCATTCGCCGGAAGCCTATGCCATGATGAATTTCATTACAGCTTGCGGCACGAAGCCATTGTAA
- a CDS encoding GNAT family N-acetyltransferase yields the protein MIHLKRVSVDNWYACTQLNVTEEQKKSFPAPVVYWIAESKVVTDFRPMAIYVDSDLVGFAVYSDKPDHEDNYWLLALMIDTKYQGRGYGRESLKKLIDLMKESLNCKCIMIGHRPENGIAGNLYESLGFQRVSEGLIDGEVVRLLRCK from the coding sequence ATGATTCATTTAAAACGTGTGTCGGTGGATAATTGGTATGCATGTACTCAACTGAATGTAACGGAAGAACAGAAAAAAAGTTTTCCCGCGCCGGTTGTATATTGGATTGCTGAATCCAAGGTAGTGACCGATTTTCGACCCATGGCCATCTATGTTGATTCGGATCTGGTTGGTTTTGCTGTGTACTCAGATAAGCCAGATCATGAGGATAACTATTGGCTTCTTGCTCTAATGATAGATACCAAATATCAGGGCAGAGGTTATGGAAGAGAATCGCTTAAGAAGTTGATTGATCTAATGAAAGAATCGCTGAATTGCAAATGCATCATGATTGGACACAGGCCGGAAAATGGTATCGCCGGGAATCTGTATGAATCACTTGGTTTTCAGAGAGTAAGTGAGGGATTGATCGATGGCGAAGTCGTTCGGCTTCTAAGATGCAAGTAG
- a CDS encoding GNAT family N-acetyltransferase yields the protein MITFQYFEPEDFDQLIEWSGDEAFLLQWAGPQFHYPLSREQLADYLHGANDKNTSNKFIYKVLDESTQEIVGHIALGGIDRYNRSGRIGKVLLGKPYQGKGYGKQMIDEALRIGFEEEKLHRISLGVFDFNVSAIRCYEKAGFVREGLIRDARRHEDTFWNLIEMSILENEWKK from the coding sequence ATGATTACATTTCAATACTTTGAACCGGAAGATTTTGATCAACTAATCGAATGGAGTGGAGATGAAGCGTTTCTGCTCCAGTGGGCTGGTCCGCAGTTTCATTATCCACTTTCCAGAGAACAACTAGCAGATTATTTGCATGGTGCGAATGATAAGAACACTTCGAATAAGTTCATTTATAAAGTGCTGGATGAATCAACTCAGGAGATTGTTGGTCATATTGCTCTTGGCGGTATCGATCGATATAATCGTTCAGGACGTATCGGTAAGGTACTTCTTGGTAAGCCATATCAGGGTAAAGGCTATGGAAAGCAAATGATCGATGAGGCACTTCGAATTGGATTTGAAGAGGAGAAGTTACACCGGATCAGTCTGGGTGTGTTTGATTTTAATGTCTCAGCCATCCGATGTTATGAAAAAGCGGGCTTTGTACGAGAAGGACTTATTCGTGATGCGAGAAGACATGAAGATACATTCTGGAATCTTATCGAGATGAGCATATTAGAAAACGAATGGAAGAAATAG